One region of Streptomyces leeuwenhoekii genomic DNA includes:
- a CDS encoding IS481 family transposase, with protein MVHRNAPLTETGRLRLARCVVEDGWPLRRAAERFQVSPTTAQRWADRYRRLGEAGMTDRSSRPHHSPRRTPTHTERRIIKVRVLRRWGPARIAHLLRLVPSTVHRVLTRYGLARLAHLDRATGRAIRRYERDRPGELVHVDIKKLGNIPNGGGHKVLGRAAGRKNRTNAGYSYLHTAVDDHSRLAYSEIHTDEKKETATAFWKRAHAYFTECGITVERVLTDNGSCYRSRGWRDALAAAGITHKRTRPYRPQTNGKVERFNRTLLDEWAYARPYRSETERREAFPQWLHSYNHHRGHTALKGQPPASRVPNLTGQYT; from the coding sequence GTGGTCCACCGTAATGCACCCCTGACCGAGACCGGCCGCCTGCGTCTGGCCCGCTGCGTCGTCGAGGACGGCTGGCCGCTGCGCCGGGCCGCCGAACGCTTCCAGGTCTCGCCGACCACCGCCCAGCGGTGGGCCGATCGCTACCGCCGGCTCGGCGAGGCAGGGATGACCGACCGCTCCAGCCGCCCCCACCACAGCCCGCGCCGCACCCCAACCCACACCGAGCGCCGCATCATCAAGGTCCGGGTCCTGCGCCGGTGGGGACCGGCCCGCATCGCGCACCTGCTACGGCTGGTGCCCTCCACCGTGCACCGCGTCCTGACCCGTTACGGACTGGCCCGCCTCGCCCATCTGGACCGGGCGACGGGCCGTGCCATCCGCCGCTACGAACGAGACCGGCCCGGCGAACTCGTCCACGTCGACATCAAGAAGCTCGGCAACATCCCCAACGGCGGCGGCCACAAAGTCCTCGGCCGGGCTGCGGGGCGCAAGAACCGGACGAACGCCGGCTACAGCTACCTGCACACCGCCGTCGACGACCACTCCCGCCTGGCCTACAGCGAGATACACACCGACGAGAAGAAGGAAACCGCCACCGCCTTCTGGAAGCGGGCACACGCCTACTTCACCGAGTGCGGGATCACCGTGGAACGAGTACTGACCGACAACGGCTCCTGCTACCGCTCACGCGGCTGGCGCGACGCCCTGGCAGCAGCCGGGATCACCCACAAGCGAACCCGACCCTACCGGCCCCAGACCAACGGCAAGGTCGAACGCTTCAACCGCACCCTGCTGGACGAGTGGGCCTACGCACGGCCCTACCGGTCAGAGACCGAACGCCGCGAAGCGTTCCCACAGTGGCTGCACTCCTACAATCACCACCGCGGACACACCGCGCTGAAAGGGCAACCACCCGCCAGCCGCGTCCCCAACCTCACAGGGCAATACACCTAG
- a CDS encoding peptide ligase PGM1-related protein: MARLLIANCFTDELAGDSARLPQAHLQTAAASSHLLLWFARDGDLVVLPVEPEPELLAYVTDLTGTDASTLRLLVPPPGTTGTELLTGERLGNPQFREELRKTLDGRPVDTVLALTPDAAVASLARFLGAEQAVPGYGFVSQGGGTLVNSKAVFRAVAAGAGVPLPEGAVCTNRQGAEDAIMELLDAGHPVMLKRGYACGGLGNEILTPEPGVEPVGAGRILQVRDRAAVREYLQDRWLWLTNEGHHPAVVERYFPDSRAIFVEFLIDDHGAVFSQQGEMLSAPVANAQVIPSPQLEAGPLAVLVTAGARLCESLRSLGYRGFFCADAIVTGDGDVRFTEYNGRITGSTHIYTIIGGQIVGPDYAKDRVLVEYCGWPVPSFAAAAERLAESGLAYDRDTRTGVVIVKAYSHADGTIRYCAVAEDLAAAARIRDRVESLFA, encoded by the coding sequence ATGGCACGACTCCTCATCGCCAACTGCTTCACCGACGAACTCGCCGGTGACTCCGCACGGCTTCCGCAGGCTCATCTGCAGACCGCCGCCGCCTCCTCCCATCTGCTGCTGTGGTTCGCGCGCGACGGCGACCTGGTCGTCCTGCCCGTCGAGCCGGAACCCGAACTCCTCGCCTACGTCACGGACCTGACCGGCACGGACGCCTCCACCCTGCGGCTGCTGGTCCCGCCGCCCGGCACCACCGGAACCGAGCTTCTGACCGGGGAGCGCCTGGGCAACCCGCAGTTCCGCGAGGAACTGCGCAAGACCCTCGACGGCCGGCCGGTCGACACGGTCCTCGCGCTCACCCCCGACGCGGCCGTGGCCTCGCTGGCCCGGTTCCTCGGCGCGGAACAGGCCGTACCGGGCTACGGATTCGTCAGCCAGGGCGGCGGGACCCTGGTCAACAGCAAGGCGGTCTTCCGCGCCGTCGCCGCGGGAGCCGGGGTCCCGCTGCCCGAGGGCGCGGTGTGCACCAACCGGCAGGGCGCCGAAGACGCGATCATGGAACTGCTCGACGCGGGCCACCCGGTGATGCTGAAACGGGGCTACGCCTGCGGCGGGCTCGGCAACGAGATCCTCACCCCCGAGCCCGGCGTCGAACCGGTCGGCGCGGGACGCATCCTTCAGGTCCGCGACCGCGCCGCCGTGCGGGAGTACCTCCAGGACCGGTGGCTCTGGCTCACCAACGAGGGACACCACCCCGCCGTCGTCGAACGCTACTTCCCCGACAGCCGGGCCATCTTCGTCGAGTTCCTCATCGACGACCACGGCGCCGTCTTCTCCCAGCAGGGCGAGATGCTCTCGGCCCCGGTCGCCAACGCCCAGGTCATCCCGTCCCCGCAACTGGAGGCGGGACCGCTCGCCGTCCTCGTCACCGCCGGCGCCCGGCTGTGCGAGTCGCTGCGCTCACTGGGATACCGGGGCTTCTTCTGCGCGGACGCCATCGTGACCGGGGACGGCGACGTCCGGTTCACCGAGTACAACGGCCGGATCACCGGCTCCACGCACATCTACACCATCATCGGCGGGCAGATCGTCGGACCCGACTACGCCAAGGACCGGGTGCTCGTGGAGTACTGCGGCTGGCCGGTCCCGTCCTTCGCCGCCGCGGCCGAGCGTCTCGCCGAGTCCGGCCTCGCCTACGACCGCGACACCCGCACCGGCGTGGTCATCGTCAAGGCGTACAGCCACGCCGACGGCACCATCCGCTACTGCGCCGTCGCCGAGGACCTCGCCGCCGCCGCGCGCATCCGCGACCGGGTCGAGTCGCTCTTCGCCTGA
- the dpgA gene encoding 3,5-dihydroxyphenylacetyl-CoA synthase DpgA, with the protein MRGTGPGRTGPRLVAVGSATPPTSYTQQELLEIFRVEDPRIRSLFLNGGIQRRYLTLPPELPDGTRLAETQGDLLAKHLASGVSIGTEAVQKCLKEARADVGDIGYLCCVSSTGFLTPGFSALLVKELGIPVTCSRLDVVGMGCNAGLNALAAVSGWATANPGRLAVMVCVEVCSAAYVFDGTMRTSVVNSLFGDGAAALALTSGGDTGPEITGFASRIIPEAVDAMRYDWDERHGRFSFFLDQDIPYVVGAHAERAVGRLLAQAGLRRSDIDHWVIHSGGKKVIDAVRINLGLTRHDTRHTTDVLRDCGNLSSGAFLFSYQRLLEEAVVAPGDNGVLMTMGPGSTIETALLRW; encoded by the coding sequence ATGCGAGGAACAGGCCCCGGCCGGACAGGACCCCGGCTCGTCGCCGTGGGCAGCGCGACCCCGCCGACGTCCTACACCCAGCAGGAGCTGCTGGAGATCTTCCGGGTCGAGGACCCGCGGATCAGATCCCTCTTCCTCAACGGCGGGATCCAGCGGCGCTATCTGACCCTTCCCCCCGAACTGCCCGACGGCACCCGCCTGGCGGAGACCCAGGGCGATCTGCTGGCCAAGCACCTCGCCAGCGGTGTGTCGATCGGTACGGAAGCCGTCCAGAAGTGCCTGAAGGAAGCGCGGGCCGATGTGGGCGACATCGGCTACCTGTGCTGCGTGTCGTCCACCGGATTCCTCACCCCGGGATTCAGCGCCCTGCTCGTCAAGGAACTCGGCATCCCGGTCACCTGCTCCCGCCTCGACGTGGTCGGCATGGGGTGCAACGCCGGCCTCAACGCCCTCGCGGCGGTCTCGGGCTGGGCGACGGCCAACCCGGGACGGCTGGCCGTGATGGTGTGCGTCGAGGTGTGCTCGGCGGCCTACGTCTTCGACGGGACGATGCGCACCTCGGTGGTCAACAGCCTCTTCGGCGACGGGGCCGCGGCGCTCGCCCTGACGAGCGGTGGCGACACCGGACCGGAGATCACCGGCTTCGCCAGCCGGATCATCCCGGAGGCCGTGGACGCGATGCGCTACGACTGGGACGAACGGCACGGCAGATTCAGCTTCTTCCTGGACCAGGACATCCCGTACGTCGTCGGCGCCCACGCGGAACGGGCGGTCGGGCGGCTGCTGGCGCAGGCGGGGCTGCGGCGCTCCGACATCGACCACTGGGTGATCCACTCCGGCGGCAAGAAGGTCATCGACGCGGTGCGGATCAATCTGGGCCTGACCCGCCACGACACCCGGCACACCACGGATGTGCTGCGCGACTGCGGCAACCTCTCCAGCGGAGCCTTCCTCTTCTCCTACCAGCGCCTGCTCGAGGAGGCCGTCGTGGCCCCGGGCGACAACGGAGTGCTGATGACCATGGGCCCGGGTTCGACGATCGAGACGGCGTTGCTCCGATGGTGA
- the dpgB gene encoding enoyl-CoA-hydratase DpgB: MDLRETDVREHRRAPHPRYAPGTLDVCAGRPLAAVTAEIEAVCARAEDAPGTPVVLRLTAAFPPGSAVGEQPGWPGPETGIRHVTRWERALRRLERVPAAVVVHAVGACAGPALDLLLVADHRVAAPDLALTLPVHAGRMWPGTLLHRLADQIGTRKARGLLAGAPALDAAQALAFGLVDEIDPGTDAAGRAASRLAAAQGAELAVRRRLLLDGPSTDIDDALGAHLAACDRELRLRGTAGATASGGTQP, translated from the coding sequence ATGGATCTGCGCGAGACGGACGTGCGCGAGCACCGCCGGGCACCGCACCCACGGTACGCACCCGGCACGCTGGACGTCTGTGCCGGACGGCCGCTCGCCGCGGTGACCGCCGAGATCGAGGCGGTCTGCGCACGGGCGGAGGACGCGCCCGGCACCCCCGTCGTGCTGCGGCTCACCGCCGCCTTTCCGCCCGGCTCCGCCGTGGGCGAGCAGCCCGGATGGCCGGGGCCGGAGACCGGCATCCGGCACGTCACCCGCTGGGAGAGGGCCCTGCGCCGCCTCGAACGCGTACCGGCCGCCGTCGTCGTACACGCCGTCGGAGCGTGCGCCGGCCCGGCCCTCGACCTGCTCCTGGTCGCCGACCACCGCGTGGCCGCCCCGGACCTGGCGCTGACCCTTCCGGTGCACGCCGGCCGGATGTGGCCGGGCACCCTGCTGCACCGCCTGGCCGACCAGATCGGGACCCGCAAGGCCCGCGGCCTGCTGGCTGGCGCCCCCGCTCTGGACGCGGCACAGGCCCTGGCGTTCGGCCTGGTGGACGAGATCGACCCGGGCACCGACGCGGCCGGGCGCGCGGCGTCCCGCCTGGCGGCGGCCCAGGGGGCCGAGCTGGCCGTGCGCCGCCGCCTCCTGCTCGACGGCCCGAGCACCGACATCGACGACGCGCTCGGCGCGCACCTCGCCGCCTGCGACCGCGAGCTGCGGCTGCGCGGCACCGCCGGCGCGACCGCCTCCGGAGGGACCCAGCCATGA
- a CDS encoding methyltransferase: protein MAHSPEVESVFHAAMTAFTLRSLPGLLDHLDLSEVRHVLDVGGGDGTTSKRLAEKYPDCRFTVFDTPSVAELADRSMPADLGERVALCPGDLFSDPFPQDVDRVLFSHCLEVFSPEQIGYLVNKAFDALAPGGRIHLYGFTAMDDEQTGMYGARLSLYLNVLATGSGMSYPVDDYERWLTHAGFTAVGSVTGLPYEHTLTSGTKPGE from the coding sequence CTGGCCCACAGCCCCGAGGTCGAGTCGGTGTTCCACGCCGCGATGACCGCCTTCACCCTGCGCTCCCTGCCGGGCCTGCTCGACCACCTCGACCTGTCGGAGGTCCGCCACGTCCTCGATGTCGGGGGCGGCGACGGGACGACGTCCAAGAGGCTCGCGGAGAAGTACCCCGACTGCCGGTTCACCGTCTTCGACACACCGAGCGTGGCCGAGCTCGCCGACCGCTCCATGCCCGCCGATCTAGGGGAGCGGGTCGCCCTGTGCCCGGGCGACCTGTTCAGCGACCCCTTCCCCCAGGACGTGGACCGCGTGCTGTTCAGCCACTGTCTGGAGGTCTTCTCACCCGAGCAGATCGGCTATCTGGTGAACAAGGCGTTCGACGCCCTCGCACCCGGCGGACGGATACACCTGTACGGGTTCACCGCCATGGACGACGAACAGACCGGCATGTACGGCGCCCGCCTCTCGCTGTACCTGAACGTCCTGGCCACGGGCAGCGGGATGTCCTACCCGGTCGACGACTACGAACGCTGGCTGACCCACGCCGGATTCACCGCCGTCGGCTCGGTCACCGGCCTTCCCTACGAGCACACGCTGACGTCCGGCACGAAGCCGGGGGAGTGA
- a CDS encoding LLM class flavin-dependent oxidoreductase — protein MRYGIVILPEHRWPVAREHWRRAEEFGFDHAWTHDHLMWRWLREEPWFGCVPTLTAAATVTSRIGLGTLVATPEYRHPVAFAKEMMTLDDISQGRLVCGLGSGAGGHDERVLGKRPLSPGRRHRRFEEFVELTDRLLRDQETTYHGHWYDADGAWMLPGCLQRPRVPLAIAAAGPRSVRLAARYADIWLTNGTPGRFDALPYRETLPLLRRQSAALEEACAEIGRDVTTLRRMLVTGATVGGVLASAAAFEDAAGLFAEAGFTDLVVTWPRDAHPYKGKMAVLERVAKTLTRTGGRPTAPARGTNSPPWAAPPHSTACVT, from the coding sequence GTGCGCTATGGCATCGTCATCCTCCCGGAACACCGCTGGCCCGTCGCACGCGAACACTGGCGCAGGGCCGAGGAGTTCGGCTTCGACCACGCCTGGACCCACGACCACCTCATGTGGCGATGGCTGCGCGAGGAACCGTGGTTCGGCTGCGTGCCCACCCTGACCGCCGCCGCCACGGTCACCTCCCGCATCGGTCTCGGCACCCTCGTGGCCACCCCCGAGTACCGGCACCCGGTGGCCTTCGCCAAGGAGATGATGACGCTCGACGACATCTCCCAGGGCCGGCTGGTGTGCGGTCTCGGCTCGGGCGCGGGGGGCCACGACGAGCGGGTGCTCGGCAAGCGGCCGCTGTCCCCCGGCCGGCGGCACCGGCGCTTCGAGGAGTTCGTCGAACTCACCGACCGGCTGCTGCGCGACCAGGAGACCACCTACCACGGCCACTGGTACGACGCGGACGGCGCGTGGATGCTGCCGGGCTGCCTGCAGCGGCCCCGCGTACCGCTGGCCATCGCGGCGGCCGGCCCCCGCTCGGTGCGCCTGGCCGCCCGGTACGCGGACATCTGGCTCACCAACGGCACCCCCGGCCGCTTCGACGCCCTCCCGTACCGGGAGACCCTCCCCCTGCTGCGGAGGCAGTCGGCCGCCCTGGAAGAAGCCTGCGCCGAGATCGGGCGTGACGTCACCACGCTGCGCCGGATGCTGGTCACCGGGGCGACCGTCGGCGGCGTCCTCGCGTCGGCCGCGGCCTTCGAGGACGCCGCGGGGCTCTTCGCCGAAGCCGGTTTCACCGATCTCGTCGTCACCTGGCCGAGGGACGCGCACCCGTACAAGGGGAAAATGGCGGTCCTGGAACGGGTGGCCAAGACGCTCACGCGCACCGGTGGCCGGCCCACGGCACCCGCCCGGGGCACGAACTCACCGCCCTGGGCCGCCCCACCGCACAGCACGGCGTGCGTGACCTGA
- a CDS encoding MFS transporter produces the protein MKSLGLLIDVTPLRRYPAFRRLFGGQCMTLLGSQVTQAAVPWQVYEITHSSVSVGAVGLAALLPMVVFGLYGGAVADAMDRRRLVLLVACGSALVSAVLVVQALAGWNSLWVLYGCVAVQAGLFAVDLPARRALVPRLVDPGDLPAANSLLFLVFSLGVIGGPLIGSAMVAVSGYGAAYLVDIVAFGVAITLLRGLPSIPLPDGGRRADLGSVVEGLRFIRKRPVLWMCYSLDVVATVFAMPTALFPALAVERFHGSTETAAYLTAALAAGTFLGTVFSGWLGAVRRVGLASIAVVIAWGVALGAFGLARELWLALLLLGAAGAADTFSAVLRTSVIQRETPDELRGRTSGVLTIVGAGGPRLGDGRAGFVAGAIGPGAAAVVGGVTCVAAVLALAAAVPSFLRYRLTPQPDEKDGPTQAPEGPEPTRGSEAETH, from the coding sequence ATGAAGTCGCTGGGACTGCTCATCGACGTCACCCCGTTACGGCGGTACCCGGCGTTCCGCCGCCTGTTCGGCGGGCAGTGCATGACGCTGCTCGGCAGCCAGGTCACCCAGGCGGCCGTGCCGTGGCAGGTGTACGAGATCACCCACTCCTCGGTGAGCGTGGGAGCGGTCGGCCTGGCCGCCCTGCTGCCCATGGTCGTCTTCGGGCTGTACGGCGGAGCCGTCGCCGACGCGATGGACCGGCGGCGCCTCGTCCTCCTGGTGGCCTGTGGCTCCGCGCTGGTCAGCGCGGTCCTGGTGGTCCAGGCCCTCGCGGGCTGGAACAGCCTGTGGGTGCTGTACGGGTGTGTCGCCGTGCAGGCGGGCCTGTTCGCCGTCGACCTGCCGGCCCGGCGGGCGCTGGTGCCCCGCCTCGTCGATCCCGGCGACCTGCCGGCCGCCAACTCCCTGCTGTTCCTGGTCTTCTCGCTCGGTGTGATCGGCGGCCCGCTGATCGGCAGCGCCATGGTCGCCGTGAGCGGCTACGGCGCCGCCTATCTGGTGGACATCGTCGCCTTCGGGGTGGCCATCACCCTGCTGCGGGGGCTGCCGAGCATCCCGCTGCCGGACGGCGGACGCCGGGCGGACCTCGGCTCCGTCGTCGAAGGGCTCCGCTTCATCCGCAAGCGCCCCGTGCTCTGGATGTGCTACAGCCTCGACGTCGTCGCGACCGTCTTCGCCATGCCGACCGCGCTGTTCCCGGCCCTGGCCGTGGAACGCTTCCACGGCAGCACGGAGACGGCCGCCTACCTCACCGCGGCGCTGGCGGCGGGCACCTTCCTCGGCACGGTGTTCAGCGGCTGGCTCGGCGCGGTGCGGCGGGTCGGACTCGCGTCGATCGCCGTCGTCATAGCCTGGGGAGTGGCCCTGGGAGCGTTCGGACTGGCCCGGGAGCTGTGGCTGGCGCTGCTCCTGCTCGGCGCCGCCGGCGCCGCCGACACCTTCAGCGCGGTACTGCGCACCTCCGTCATCCAGCGGGAGACCCCCGACGAGCTGCGCGGCCGCACGTCAGGGGTGCTGACCATCGTCGGGGCGGGCGGCCCCCGCCTGGGCGACGGCCGCGCCGGCTTCGTCGCGGGCGCCATCGGCCCCGGAGCGGCGGCGGTGGTGGGCGGCGTCACCTGCGTCGCGGCGGTCCTGGCACTCGCCGCGGCGGTCCCGTCCTTCCTGCGCTACCGCCTCACACCACAGCCGGACGAAAAGGACGGCCCGACACAAGCCCCCGAAGGCCCCGAACCGACCCGGGGAAGCGAGGCGGAGACCCACTGA
- a CDS encoding SdrD B-like domain-containing protein, with protein sequence MGATAAPATAAADDGTLTVEVLRDFFGTGVINATMDVPQRGMKVAVSDPAGHVVTGVTDATGKVVVSPSTVLDGGRYRVDVSIPAPYSGYLRAAPASTAENHFDSFTSFVDVSDGKNASVVTGVWNPADYALPDSRYFVPIHNGPNGNDNRALVAFATKTRGTCPTDVACPTTLATQDQVGTTFGLAYDKYRTRLFQSAFARRYTPYGPQGGGAIYTVPVNGSGAPELFARVPDAAVTRHDTANMIKDAGFTDAPGKESLGGLALSEDGSTLYVVNLRTRSLVSFDATGATAAAPKSTVPIPDPGCASPGDWRPFGLQAHDNTLYVGGVCSAESTQRRADLKAFVSTYDGKRFTTVLSHPLTDKRGSVFGSGDRATHWNPWNTSLDTWDDRKSGNVFIDPQPELASLAFARDGSMILGFRDRFMDVLSWGGLDPRPGIDTPQNGMSGGDIIMVCSTPTGEYQWEGTGSCPNHATPANNGGQPADVVEYFPGDFYANAHQETALGSVAYIPQQQWVVSTEFDPVVNVATSGTGYHHVTTGQGPGNNPTANGFQFVSAQQGGFGKAGGLGDIAYAAANAPIQIGNVVWFDGDRNGIQDPGHVLLPGATVNLLDADGKQVATTRTNAAGEYYFGGVGAAYELTPGAKYTVQFDVCTADTSQVPEQPPASELRFTLPRAGANRAHDSNVTPPTTGPLCNGYAPVTAPDKPGGVDHTIDAGVYIPKETPTPTPTPTPTPSPTPTATPTPPAASTPPSPAPSANHPAPAGGGGGSLANTGMSGLAEMIGLVGLLVGAGLIIAFVTRNRHARHH encoded by the coding sequence GTGGGAGCGACGGCCGCACCGGCCACCGCAGCGGCCGACGACGGCACGCTGACGGTCGAGGTGCTGCGCGACTTCTTCGGCACCGGCGTGATCAACGCGACGATGGACGTGCCGCAGCGGGGCATGAAGGTGGCGGTCTCCGACCCCGCCGGCCATGTGGTCACCGGCGTCACGGACGCCACCGGAAAGGTCGTGGTGTCGCCGTCGACCGTGCTGGACGGCGGCCGGTACCGCGTCGACGTCAGCATCCCGGCGCCGTACAGCGGCTATCTGCGGGCGGCGCCCGCGTCGACGGCGGAGAACCACTTCGACAGCTTCACGTCCTTCGTGGACGTGTCGGACGGAAAGAACGCCTCGGTGGTGACGGGGGTGTGGAATCCGGCCGACTACGCGCTGCCGGACTCGCGGTACTTCGTGCCGATCCACAACGGCCCCAACGGGAACGACAACCGCGCGCTGGTGGCGTTCGCCACGAAGACCCGGGGCACGTGTCCCACCGACGTGGCGTGTCCGACCACGCTGGCCACGCAGGACCAGGTGGGCACGACGTTCGGGTTGGCGTACGACAAGTACCGGACCCGGCTGTTCCAGAGCGCGTTCGCCCGCCGGTACACCCCGTACGGGCCGCAGGGCGGGGGCGCGATCTACACGGTGCCGGTCAACGGCTCGGGTGCGCCGGAGCTGTTCGCGCGGGTGCCGGACGCCGCGGTGACACGACACGACACCGCCAACATGATCAAGGATGCCGGGTTCACCGACGCGCCGGGCAAGGAGAGCCTCGGTGGCCTGGCCCTGTCGGAGGACGGCTCCACGCTGTACGTGGTGAACCTGCGGACCCGCAGCCTGGTGAGCTTCGACGCGACCGGGGCCACCGCCGCAGCGCCCAAGTCCACGGTCCCGATCCCGGACCCGGGGTGCGCGAGCCCCGGCGACTGGCGGCCGTTCGGTCTCCAGGCCCACGACAACACGCTGTACGTCGGCGGCGTGTGCAGCGCGGAGAGCACGCAGCGGCGCGCGGACCTGAAAGCCTTCGTCTCCACCTATGACGGCAAGCGGTTCACCACGGTGCTGAGCCACCCGCTCACGGACAAACGCGGCAGCGTCTTCGGCTCCGGCGACAGGGCCACCCACTGGAACCCGTGGAACACCAGCCTGGACACGTGGGACGACCGGAAGTCGGGCAACGTCTTCATCGACCCGCAGCCGGAGCTGGCCTCCCTCGCCTTCGCCCGCGACGGCTCGATGATCCTGGGCTTCCGCGACCGGTTCATGGACGTGCTCAGCTGGGGAGGGCTGGACCCCCGCCCGGGGATCGACACGCCGCAGAACGGCATGTCCGGCGGTGACATCATCATGGTCTGCTCCACTCCCACCGGTGAATACCAGTGGGAAGGCACCGGGAGCTGCCCCAACCACGCCACCCCCGCCAACAACGGCGGCCAGCCCGCCGATGTCGTCGAATACTTCCCGGGCGACTTCTACGCCAACGCGCACCAGGAGACCGCGCTGGGCTCGGTGGCCTATATCCCGCAGCAGCAGTGGGTCGTCAGCACGGAGTTCGACCCGGTCGTCAACGTCGCGACCTCGGGGACCGGATACCACCACGTCACGACCGGTCAGGGCCCGGGCAACAACCCGACCGCCAACGGATTCCAGTTCGTCAGCGCGCAACAAGGCGGGTTCGGCAAGGCCGGCGGGCTCGGTGACATCGCCTACGCGGCGGCGAACGCGCCGATCCAGATCGGCAACGTCGTGTGGTTCGACGGCGACCGCAACGGGATCCAGGACCCGGGCCACGTGCTGCTGCCGGGGGCGACGGTCAACCTGCTGGACGCGGACGGCAAACAGGTCGCCACGACCAGGACCAATGCCGCCGGCGAGTACTACTTCGGTGGTGTCGGCGCCGCGTACGAGCTCACACCGGGCGCGAAGTACACGGTGCAGTTCGACGTGTGCACCGCGGACACCAGCCAGGTGCCCGAGCAGCCCCCGGCGAGCGAGCTGAGGTTCACGCTCCCGCGGGCCGGCGCCAACCGTGCGCACGACTCCAATGTGACCCCGCCGACCACCGGACCGTTGTGCAACGGCTACGCGCCCGTCACGGCGCCGGACAAGCCGGGCGGGGTCGATCACACGATCGACGCCGGGGTGTACATCCCGAAGGAAACCCCGACCCCGACCCCGACTCCCACGCCGACCCCGTCTCCCACACCGACTGCGACTCCGACGCCGCCCGCGGCCTCCACGCCGCCGTCGCCCGCACCGTCCGCCAACCACCCGGCCCCGGCCGGTGGAGGCGGGGGCTCGCTGGCGAACACCGGCATGTCCGGGCTGGCGGAGATGATCGGCCTCGTCGGTCTCCTGGTGGGTGCGGGCCTGATCATCGCGTTCGTGACCCGGAATCGTCACGCCCGGCACCACTGA
- a CDS encoding right-handed parallel beta-helix repeat-containing protein — protein sequence MPGSALRVLAAVVGTLTLVAGCGGDGGSGEGRRPAGARVTIRVPADAPTISAAVSLARPGDLVLVAPGVYHESVRIDTARITLRGLSRDKVVIDGRLRQPNGVVVSAPGVAVENLTVQNNTQNGVLVTGSAKAAAGLPGGSGGYDTGDEPVTFLKSFLVSHVTATRNGLYGIYAFSAQNGVIAHSYASGGADSGIYVGQCKPCNIVVRDNVAELNAVGYEGTNASENMYVVGNRLVGNRVGLTTNSNHQEKLLPQKGSVIAGNLIAANQRTDTPEQADGGWGIGAGVDGGSDNRFLRNRISGHRNAGLLITATSDISPVGNQVVDNTFTGNGVDVGWTFPTATRGRGNCLRGNDLRTTVPARLATTAACPLPAGSSSPAGTWAAPTAPSGIPFTEVAAPAPQPQFPDAATAGATVVPPVPALPKTEDVRLPPASLLAAYARVRTS from the coding sequence ATGCCTGGATCAGCTCTTCGCGTACTGGCGGCGGTAGTGGGCACGCTGACACTGGTGGCCGGCTGCGGCGGCGACGGCGGATCGGGCGAGGGCCGGCGTCCGGCCGGTGCCCGGGTGACGATCCGCGTACCCGCCGACGCCCCGACGATCTCGGCTGCGGTGTCCCTGGCTCGACCCGGTGACCTGGTACTGGTCGCGCCGGGTGTGTACCACGAGTCGGTGCGGATCGACACGGCGCGCATCACTCTTCGCGGTCTGTCCCGGGACAAGGTCGTCATCGACGGGCGGTTGCGGCAGCCGAACGGCGTCGTCGTCTCCGCGCCCGGGGTGGCCGTGGAGAACCTGACCGTGCAGAACAACACGCAGAACGGGGTCCTGGTCACCGGTTCGGCGAAGGCGGCCGCCGGTCTGCCGGGGGGAAGCGGCGGCTACGACACCGGCGACGAGCCCGTCACCTTCCTGAAGTCGTTCCTGGTCTCCCACGTGACCGCGACCCGCAACGGTCTGTACGGCATCTACGCCTTCTCCGCCCAGAACGGTGTCATCGCGCACTCGTACGCGTCGGGCGGCGCCGACTCGGGGATCTATGTCGGCCAGTGCAAGCCCTGCAACATCGTGGTGCGGGACAACGTCGCCGAACTCAACGCGGTCGGTTACGAGGGCACCAACGCCAGCGAGAACATGTACGTGGTCGGCAACCGCCTGGTCGGCAACCGGGTCGGGCTCACCACCAACTCCAACCACCAGGAGAAGCTGCTCCCGCAGAAGGGCTCCGTCATCGCGGGCAATCTGATCGCCGCCAACCAGCGGACGGACACCCCGGAGCAGGCCGACGGCGGGTGGGGCATCGGCGCCGGCGTCGACGGCGGCAGCGACAACCGGTTCCTCCGCAACCGCATCTCCGGCCACCGCAACGCCGGGCTGTTGATCACCGCGACCTCGGACATATCTCCGGTCGGCAACCAGGTCGTGGACAACACCTTCACCGGCAACGGCGTCGACGTCGGCTGGACGTTCCCCACCGCCACGCGGGGACGGGGCAACTGCCTGCGGGGCAACGATCTGCGCACCACCGTGCCCGCCCGGCTCGCGACGACCGCGGCCTGCCCGCTTCCGGCCGGGTCGTCCTCGCCGGCCGGCACCTGGGCGGCGCCGACGGCACCCAGTGGCATCCCGTTCACCGAGGTCGCCGCGCCCGCCCCGCAGCCGCAGTTCCCCGACGCCGCCACCGCGGGCGCGACCGTCGTCCCGCCCGTCCCGGCCCTGCCCAAGACGGAGGACGTCCGGCTGCCGCCGGCGTCCCTGCTCGCCGCGTACGCACGGGTGCGGACGTCCTGA